A region from the Oryzias latipes chromosome 20, ASM223467v1 genome encodes:
- the LOC111946606 gene encoding zinc finger BED domain-containing protein 4-like, whose protein sequence is MEFICLDHQPLSVVEDEGFQRLMSYLDSRYTLPGRKYFTDVCLPQLYQTVFTYVDSLMKDNITSIGFTSDIWSASVCPMSMLSLTAQFINQNFELQKVVLHSQEFSGSHTAEALVAAFSDMFQAWGIPKEKVHVILRDNAKNMEKAMRDAHLPSLPCMAHSLQLAVTEGVMSQRSIADIIASGRRIVGHFKHSPLAYSQLQSIQKQLGQPIKRLQQDVPTRWNSTVYMLQSLLEQKRALCAYVADYDLPSSMFTSSQWKLAENMISLLAPFEELTQQISSSTASAADVIPSIRALTRLLEKTAETDHGVKTSKATLLEAVQKTFRDIECERLYSIATILDPRYKDRYFSDAVKPQIRGLLSNVLATGLEQQDGEASLAASGSGPPEKVPRTGSLHAMYAELLGGDQECGSSENTSSASLQLNFYLSEPVIAQSGQPLVYWQNNKSRFPTLAQAARTYLCAPCTSVDSERLLSKAGNIIDEKRNKLSAKNAEMLIFIKKNLPLMLKK, encoded by the exons ATGGAATTCATTTGCCTAGATCACCAGCCTCTGTCTGTTGTGGAAGACGAAGGGTTCCAGCGACTCATGTCCTATTTAGATTCACGTTACACTCTGCCAGGGCGTAAATATTTCACTGATGTGTGCCTGCCGCAGTTATACCAAACCGTGTTTACATATGTCGACAGCCTTATGAAGGACAACATAACATCGATTGGTTTCACTAGTGACATTTGGAGTGCGAGTGTATGCCCCATGTCCATGTTGAGCCTCACTGCGCAGTTCATTAATCAAAACTTCGAACTACAAAAAGTTGTTCTACATTCTCAAGAGTTTTCAGGGTCACACACCGCAGAGGCTCTTGTTGCTGCATTCAGCGACATGTTTCAAGCATGGGGAATCCCGAAGGAAAAAGTGCATGTTATTCTAAGGGATAACGCAAAGAACATGGAAAAGGCCATGAGGGATGCCCATCTACCCAGCCTGCCGTGCATGGCGCATTCACTCCAGCTCGCCGTGACCGAGGGAGTCATGTCACAACGCAGCATCGCTGATATAATCGCTTCTGGAAGACGCATCGTCGGTCATTTCAAACACTCCCCGCTTGCTTACTCACAACTTCAAAGTATTCAGAAACAACTGGGCCAGCCTATCAAGAGACTACAGCAAGATGTACCTACCAGGTGGAACAGTACTGTATACATGCTGCAGAGTCTGCTGGAACAGAAACGTGCCCTGTGTGCTTATGTAGCCGACTATGACTTACCCTCCTCCATGTTCACCAGTAGCCAGTGGAAATTAGCTGAAAATATGATTTCGCTACTCGCCCCATTTGAAGAGCTCACACAGCAGATCAGCTCATCCACTGCATCGGCTGCAGATGTTATACCATCCATCAGAGCTTTAACTCGTCTTCTTGAGAAGACAGCAGAGACTGACCACGGTGTAAAAACTTCAAAAGCCACGTTGTTGGAAGCGGTCCAGAAAACATTCCGTGACATTGAATGTGAGCGCCTGTATAGCATTGCTACAATCCTCGATCCGAG GTACAAAGACAGATATTTTTCTGACGCAGTCAAGCCCCAGATACGTGGACTGCTTTCTAATGTCCTGGCCACTGGATTGGAGCAGCAGGATGGTGAGGCGAGTTTGGCTGCAAGCGGGTCCGGACCCCCAGAGAAAGTACCAAGAACCGGCTCCTTGCATGCTATGTATGCTGAGTTGTTGGGTGGAGATCAGGAATGTGGTAGCAGTGAAAACACCAGCTCAGCATCATTGCAATTGAATTTCTACCTGTCAGAGCCAGTTATCGCTCAAAGTGGACAGCCACTTGTTTACTGGCAGAACAATAAAAGCCGCTTTCCCACTCTCGCACAAGCAGCACGCACCTACCTCTGTGCACCGTGTACAAGTGTTGATAGCGAACGACTTTTGAGCAAAGCAGGGAATATTATTGATGAGAAGAGGAACAAGCTGTCAGCCAAAAATGCAGAGATGcttatatttataaagaaaaatctgccaTTGATGCTTAAGAAGTAA
- the LOC105353597 gene encoding uncharacterized protein LOC105353597 — MPGTMSLIPTWACLLLWVSTATQDKTPEVAVKCFISEDCVLPCSFQSGAGETVEWFKQDKLMYKFEQKTQERFIHQQLAGRASVSPQQVSQGNATLVLKTSSLKDRGTYRCHVNSSAGHHDATVILRVEAPIRGLFLEMSRLSGFEEMKCIVQDVFPAPRVTWETEPPTLEAFKPFTRMTADKRGLYTVDSRLKKMEGKPDLIYICKMTPPYGGPAWTSSLREREIKGSEGKDLTLPCSAPIYLNKPSLQWTFSSSNESTQILTYNSQSGRSITLSPWEEQVELDIYNVHFGDGSVRLMNPHRSRNAGGYTCVFSTPYSSHTERNKVTFSAVTAGQEGSEKDTSFWWIFGLVAGLLLLVLTGLFAFLKLRAKKQKLTHKSEEEAELNAVRASSPPAGQ; from the exons AAGTGGCGGTGAAGTGCTTCATTTCCGAGGACTGCGTGCTCCCGTGCAGCTTCCAGAGCGGTGCTGGGGAGACCGTGGAATGGTTCAAACAGGACAAGCTGATGTACAAGTTTGAGCAGAAGACACAGGAGCGCTTCATACACCAGCAGCTGGCTGGGAGGGCCTCTGTGTCCCCACAGCAGGTTTCCCAGGGCAACGCCACGCTGGTCCTGAAGACGAGCAGCCTGAAGGACAGAGGAACGTACAGGTGCCATGTGAACAGCTCTGCAGGTCACCACGATGCAACCGTCATCTTGAGGGTGGAAG ccCCCATCAGAGGACTCTTTCTGGAGATGTCCAGGCTGAGCGGCTTCGAGGAGATGAAGTGCATCGTCCAGGATGTCTTCCCAGCCCCCCGGGTAACCTGGGAGACCGAGCCCCCCACATTGGAAGCCTTCAAGCCGTTCACGCGTATGACCGCCGATAAGAGAGGCCTCTACACTGTAGACAGCCGTCTGAAGAAAATGGAGGGAAAACCTGACCTCATCTACATCTGTAAAATGACCCCCCCCTACGGGGGTCCGGCCTGGACCTCCTCCCTCAGAGAGAGAG AAATCAAAGGATCCGAAGGCAAAGACCTGACCCTCCCCTGCAGTGCCCCCATATACCTGAACAAGCCCTCCCTCCAATGGACCTTCTCCTCCAGCAATGAGTCCACCCAGATCCTCACCtacaacagccaatcaggacgcagcaTCACTTTGTCGCCCTGGGAGGAGCAGGTGGAACTGGACATCTACAATGTTCATTTTGGAGACGGATCTGTGCGTCTGATGAACCCCCACCGGTCACGTAACGCCGGGGGCTACACCTGCGTGTTCTCCACGCCGTACAGCTCCCACACCGAACGCAACAAAGTGACCTTCAGTGCTG TTACTGCAGGTCAAGAAGGTTCAGAGAAGGACACTTCTTTCTGGTGGATCTTCGGTTTGGTGGCTGGACTGCTGCTCCTGGTTCTGACCGGACTGTTTGCCTTCCTGAAGCTGAGAG caaaaaaacagaaactgacgCACAAAAGTGAGGAAGAAGCTGAACTGAACGCAGTAAGAG CTTCATCTCCTCCAGCAGGACAGTAG